The following are from one region of the Streptomyces changanensis genome:
- a CDS encoding MBL fold metallo-hydrolase translates to MKLTVVGCSGSFPSVDSACSSYLVEADGFRLLLDMGNGALGELQRHCGLYDLDAIFLSHLHADHCIDMCGYFVARYYRHEGGRCDALPVYAPDGAEQRLTTAYADTPSPTAMSEVFDFRTLRSGSFDLGPFRVRTERVCHPVEAYGIRVEHGGKSLAYSGDTGVCDALDELAVGTDLFLCEASFTHGKEDIPELHLNGREAGATAARADVGRLVLTHVPPWTDGERNLADARSVYGGPAELARPGTVYEL, encoded by the coding sequence ATGAAGCTCACCGTCGTCGGCTGTTCCGGGTCGTTCCCGTCCGTGGACTCGGCCTGCTCGAGCTACCTCGTAGAGGCCGACGGCTTCCGGCTGCTCCTCGACATGGGCAACGGCGCCCTGGGCGAGCTGCAGCGCCACTGCGGTCTGTACGACCTCGACGCCATCTTCCTCAGCCACCTCCACGCCGACCACTGCATCGACATGTGCGGGTACTTCGTCGCCCGCTACTACCGCCACGAGGGGGGCCGTTGCGACGCCCTCCCGGTGTACGCGCCGGACGGCGCCGAGCAGCGGCTGACCACGGCGTACGCGGACACCCCGTCCCCGACGGCGATGAGCGAGGTCTTCGACTTCCGCACGCTCCGCTCCGGGAGCTTCGACCTGGGCCCGTTCCGGGTGCGGACCGAGCGGGTGTGCCACCCCGTCGAGGCGTACGGCATCCGCGTCGAGCACGGCGGCAAGTCCCTCGCGTACTCCGGGGACACCGGCGTGTGCGACGCCCTGGACGAGCTGGCGGTCGGCACGGACCTGTTCCTCTGCGAGGCGTCCTTCACGCACGGCAAGGAGGACATCCCCGAGCTGCACCTGAACGGCCGCGAGGCGGGCGCCACCGCCGCCCGCGCCGACGTCGGGCGCCTCGTCCTGACGCACGTCCCGCCGTGGACGGACGGCGAGCGGAACCTCGCCGACGCCCGTTCCGTGTACGGCGGCCCGGCGGAGCTGGCCCGCCCGGGCACGGTCTACGAACTCTGA
- a CDS encoding PTS transporter subunit EIIC, whose product MSKERTEGTAAPRKSRWSGLFQGLQKVGRSLQLPVAVLPAAGLLVSLGNLFSAYLDGPFWERTSDVLLKGGTAILDGSFGLPLLFCIGVAIGFAKKADGSTALAAVVGFLVYFNVLQAFPREGTVTEELPEGVPQNPGVLGGILIGLLTAVVWQRYHRTKLVDWLGFFNGRRLVPIQMAFLCVVLGVLFGLLWEPVGVALEWFARHLIDLGAWGAGIFGLANRLLIPVGMHQFLNTFFWFQAGEFRKPDGTVVRGDLTRFFAEDPTAGQFMSGFFPIMMFGLPAAALAIAHTARPERRHEVTGLMVSVALTSFVTGVTEPIEFSFMFAAPLLYGLHAVLTGASMVITWALGVHAGFSFSAGLIDYVVNWHLDTKPWLIIPIGLGFAVVYYVVFRFAITFFDLPTPGREPEEVQEEPEQRAAAP is encoded by the coding sequence ATGAGCAAGGAGCGTACGGAGGGCACGGCCGCCCCGCGCAAGTCACGGTGGAGCGGGCTGTTCCAGGGGCTGCAGAAGGTCGGCCGGAGCCTGCAGCTGCCGGTGGCGGTGCTGCCCGCCGCCGGTCTGCTGGTGAGTCTGGGCAACCTGTTCTCGGCGTACCTGGACGGGCCCTTCTGGGAGCGGACGTCGGACGTGCTGCTGAAGGGCGGTACCGCGATCCTCGACGGTTCGTTCGGGTTGCCGCTGCTCTTCTGCATCGGTGTGGCGATCGGGTTCGCGAAGAAGGCGGACGGGTCGACGGCGCTGGCTGCGGTGGTCGGTTTCCTCGTGTACTTCAACGTGCTCCAGGCGTTCCCGCGCGAGGGGACGGTGACGGAGGAGCTGCCGGAGGGGGTGCCGCAGAACCCGGGGGTGCTGGGGGGCATCCTGATCGGTCTGCTGACGGCCGTGGTGTGGCAGCGGTACCACCGGACGAAGCTGGTCGACTGGCTGGGCTTCTTCAACGGGCGCCGGCTGGTCCCGATCCAGATGGCGTTCTTGTGCGTGGTCCTCGGTGTGCTGTTCGGGCTGCTGTGGGAGCCGGTCGGCGTGGCGCTGGAGTGGTTCGCCCGGCACCTGATCGACCTGGGCGCGTGGGGCGCGGGCATCTTCGGCCTGGCGAACCGGTTGTTGATCCCGGTGGGGATGCACCAGTTCCTGAACACGTTCTTCTGGTTCCAGGCGGGTGAGTTCAGGAAGCCGGACGGGACGGTGGTGCGGGGTGACCTGACGCGGTTCTTCGCGGAGGACCCGACGGCCGGGCAGTTCATGTCGGGCTTCTTCCCGATCATGATGTTCGGCCTGCCTGCGGCCGCGCTCGCCATCGCGCACACGGCGCGGCCGGAGCGGCGGCACGAGGTGACGGGGCTGATGGTGTCGGTGGCGCTGACGTCGTTCGTGACGGGGGTGACGGAGCCGATCGAGTTCTCGTTCATGTTCGCGGCGCCGCTGCTGTACGGGCTGCACGCGGTGCTGACGGGTGCGTCGATGGTGATCACCTGGGCGCTCGGGGTGCACGCGGGGTTCAGCTTCTCGGCGGGGTTGATCGACTACGTCGTGAACTGGCACCTGGACACCAAACCGTGGTTGATCATCCCGATCGGCCTGGGGTTCGCGGTGGTGTACTACGTGGTCTTCCGCTTCGCGATCACGTTCTTCGACCTGCCGACGCCGGGGCGGGAGCCGGAGGAGGTGCAGGAGGAGCCCGAGCAGCGGGCGGCGGCGCCGTAG
- the rph gene encoding ribonuclease PH: MTRIDGRTPEQLRPVTIHRGWSKHAEGSVLISCGDTRVLCTASVTEGVPRWRKGSGEGWVTAEYSMLPRATNTRGDRESVRGKIGGRTHEISRLIGRSLRAVIDYKALGENTIVLDCDVLQADGGTRTTAVTGAYVALADAIAWAQAKKLVKAGRKPLTGTVAAVSVGIVDGTPLLDLRYEEDVRAETDMNVVCTGDGRFVEVQGTAEAEPFDRKELNALLDLATGGCADLALLQRQALDTTL, encoded by the coding sequence ATGACCCGAATCGACGGCCGCACCCCCGAACAGCTCCGCCCGGTCACCATCCACCGCGGCTGGAGCAAGCACGCCGAGGGCTCCGTCCTCATCTCCTGCGGCGACACCCGCGTCCTGTGCACCGCCTCCGTCACCGAGGGCGTCCCCCGCTGGCGCAAGGGCAGCGGCGAAGGCTGGGTCACCGCCGAGTACTCCATGCTCCCCCGCGCCACCAACACCCGCGGCGACCGCGAGTCCGTCCGCGGCAAGATCGGCGGCCGCACCCACGAGATCTCCCGCCTCATCGGCCGCTCCCTGCGCGCCGTCATCGACTACAAGGCCCTCGGCGAGAACACCATCGTCCTCGACTGCGACGTCCTCCAAGCCGACGGCGGCACCCGCACCACCGCCGTCACCGGTGCCTACGTCGCCCTCGCCGACGCCATCGCCTGGGCCCAGGCCAAGAAGCTCGTCAAAGCCGGCCGCAAGCCCCTCACCGGCACCGTCGCCGCCGTCTCCGTCGGCATCGTCGACGGCACCCCCCTCCTCGACCTCCGCTACGAGGAGGACGTCCGCGCCGAGACCGACATGAACGTCGTCTGCACCGGCGACGGCCGCTTCGTCGAGGTCCAGGGCACCGCCGAGGCCGAGCCCTTCGACCGCAAGGAGCTCAACGCCCTCCTCGACCTCGCCACCGGCGGCTGCGCCGACCTCGCCCTCCTCCAGCGCCAGGCGCTCGACACCACCCTCTGA
- a CDS encoding PTS transporter subunit EIIC, with amino-acid sequence MSTASTAPAAEKKKGAGAMAVMQRIGRSLMLPVAVLPAAALLVRFGQPDMLGRESFPAFITKIAGYMAAGGGALLDNMALLFAVGIAIGFAKKSDGSTALAAVTGYLVFKSVLGTFTDSSLPKKEAIVDGKIVMVEQAVDAKVLGGVVMGIIVALLYQRFYRTKLPDWAGFFGGRRLVPILSAFAGLLTGIVFGLIWPWLGAGLHWFGESLVNSGAVGAGIFGVANRALIPVGMHHLLNSFPWFQAGEYNGKSGDIARFLEGDPTAGQFMTGFFPIMMFALPAACLAIVHCARPERRKVVGGMMFSLALTSFVTGVTEPIEFTFMFIAPVLYALHAVLTGVSLALTWALGMKDGFGFSAGAVDFFLNLGIATNPWGLALVGLCFAAVYYVVFRFAIVKFDLPTPGRESDEELAELQKAEAK; translated from the coding sequence ATGAGTACGGCCAGCACCGCCCCCGCGGCGGAGAAGAAGAAGGGCGCGGGCGCGATGGCTGTCATGCAGCGCATCGGCCGCAGCCTGATGCTGCCGGTCGCCGTGCTGCCCGCCGCCGCGCTCCTCGTGCGGTTCGGCCAGCCCGACATGCTCGGCAGGGAGTCGTTCCCGGCCTTCATCACCAAGATCGCAGGGTACATGGCCGCGGGCGGTGGCGCGCTGCTCGACAACATGGCGCTGCTCTTCGCGGTCGGCATCGCGATCGGCTTCGCGAAGAAGTCCGACGGGTCGACCGCCCTGGCCGCGGTGACGGGTTACCTGGTCTTCAAGAGCGTGCTGGGCACCTTCACGGACAGCAGCCTGCCGAAGAAGGAAGCCATCGTCGACGGCAAGATCGTCATGGTGGAGCAGGCGGTCGACGCCAAGGTGCTCGGCGGCGTGGTCATGGGCATCATCGTGGCCCTGCTCTACCAGCGCTTCTACCGCACCAAGCTGCCCGACTGGGCGGGCTTCTTCGGCGGCCGCCGGCTCGTCCCGATCCTCTCCGCCTTCGCCGGTCTGCTCACCGGCATCGTCTTCGGGCTCATCTGGCCCTGGCTCGGCGCGGGTCTGCACTGGTTCGGCGAGAGCCTCGTCAACTCCGGCGCCGTCGGCGCGGGCATCTTCGGTGTCGCCAACCGCGCCCTGATCCCGGTCGGCATGCACCACCTGCTGAACTCCTTCCCGTGGTTCCAGGCGGGCGAGTACAACGGCAAGAGCGGTGACATCGCCCGCTTCCTCGAAGGCGACCCGACCGCCGGGCAGTTCATGACCGGCTTCTTCCCGATCATGATGTTCGCCCTCCCGGCGGCCTGCCTCGCCATCGTCCACTGCGCCCGCCCCGAGCGCCGCAAGGTCGTCGGCGGCATGATGTTCTCGCTCGCGCTGACCTCGTTCGTCACCGGTGTCACCGAGCCGATCGAGTTCACCTTCATGTTCATCGCCCCCGTCCTCTACGCCCTGCACGCGGTGCTGACCGGCGTCTCGCTGGCGCTGACCTGGGCGCTCGGCATGAAGGACGGCTTCGGCTTCTCCGCCGGCGCGGTCGACTTCTTCCTCAACCTGGGCATCGCCACCAACCCGTGGGGCCTCGCCCTGGTCGGCCTGTGCTTCGCGGCCGTCTACTACGTGGTCTTCCGCTTCGCGATCGTCAAGTTCGACCTGCCGACGCCGGGCCGCGAGTCCGACGAGGAACTGGCGGAGCTGCAGAAGGCGGAGGCGAAGTAA
- a CDS encoding glucose PTS transporter subunit EIIB yields MTNADERRAETALFEHREKDMASKAEKIVAGLGGIDNIEEVEGCITRLRTEVNDPALVDETALKAAGAHGVVKMGSAIQVVIGTDADPIAAEIEDMM; encoded by the coding sequence GTGACAAACGCGGACGAACGGCGCGCCGAGACTGCGCTCTTTGAACACAGGGAGAAAGACATGGCCAGCAAGGCTGAGAAGATCGTCGCCGGGCTCGGTGGGATCGACAACATCGAAGAGGTCGAGGGCTGCATCACCCGCCTCCGCACCGAGGTCAACGACCCCGCCCTGGTCGACGAGACCGCGCTGAAGGCCGCCGGCGCCCACGGCGTCGTCAAGATGGGCTCCGCCATCCAGGTCGTCATCGGCACCGACGCCGACCCCATCGCCGCCGAGATCGAAGACATGATGTGA